The following proteins come from a genomic window of Solea solea chromosome 3, fSolSol10.1, whole genome shotgun sequence:
- the LOC131456382 gene encoding histone H1-like: protein MAEEAPAPAAAPAKAPAKAPAKSPAKAPKKKASKPAKAGPNVRELIIATVTASKERSGVSLAALKKALLAEGYDVEKNNSRVKTAVKALVANGTLSQPKGSGASGSFKLNKKAEPKAAKPAKKPAVKAKKPAAKKVVAAKKAKPAAKKPVAAKKSPKKAKKPAVAAKKATKSPKKVAAKSPKKVVKKAAAPKKSPAKRAAKPKAAKKTAAKKK from the coding sequence ATGGCAGAAGAAGCACCAGCACCCGCCGCGGCTCCAGCCAAGGCTCCAGCTAAAGCCCCAGCCAAATCCCCCGCCAAAGCCCCCAAGAAGAAGGCAAGCAAGCCCGCCAAGGCCGGACCCAACGTCCGGGAGCTGATCATCGCAACCGTGACCGCGTCCAAGGAACGCAGCGGCGTCTCTCTGGCAGCCCTGAAGAAGGCTCTGTTAGCCGAAGGATACGACGTGGAGAAGAACAACAGCCGCGTGAAGACCGCCGTGAAGGCTCTGGTCGCTAACGGGACTCTGTCTCAGCCCAAGGGATCCGGAGCCTCTGGTTCCTTCAAGCTGAACAAGAAGGCTGAACCTAAAGCCGCGAAGCCGGCGAAGAAGCCCGCTGTTAAAGCCAAGAAGCCCGCCGCGAAGAAGGTCGTAGCAGCAAAGAAGGCAAAGCCCGCAGCCAAGAAGCCAGTGGCCGCCAAGAAGTCCCCGAAGAAGGCGAAGAAACCCGCGGTGGCGGCCAAGAAGGCAACAAAGAGTCCCAAGAAGGTCGCTGCTAAGAGCCCCAAGAAGGTGGTCAAGAAAGCCGCTGCTCCCAAGAAGTC